The following coding sequences are from one Dreissena polymorpha isolate Duluth1 chromosome 8, UMN_Dpol_1.0, whole genome shotgun sequence window:
- the LOC127842957 gene encoding uncharacterized protein LOC127842957 has product MDASEVLSATGTCIHILSAVAAFSCITMAISVAADGTSTPYNSSADQYEHSDASSGLGLHIGLGVGFGLLTIAIFVGAGSFYYRRKYVAQRNSEDFNPGSIHMDEFYGSLNTTEFANSYTTLS; this is encoded by the exons ATGGATGCTAGCGAAGTACTTTCTGCAACTGGGACTTGTATCCATATACTGTCAG CCGTCGCAGCGTTTTCTTGCATAACAATGGCAATATCGGTCGCTGCGGATGGAACAAGCACGCCGTATAACTCCTCCGCAGATCAATATGAACATTCTGATGCTTCCTCTG GGCTAGGGTTACATATTGGACTCGGCGTTGGCTTTGGACTCTTGACAATCGCAATCTTTGTTGGCGCCGGTTCGTTCTACTATCGAAG aAAATATGTCGCTCAACGAAACAGTGAAGACTTCAACCCGGGTTCCATTCACATGGATGAATTTTATGGATCGCTGAACACGACGGAGTTTGCGAATTCGTATACGACACTATCTTAG